ACTGGCTTGGCTTGTTTCAAACGGGACCTTCCCAGaggtgctgagcagagctgacTGCTCACGGTACCCGTGCATTTCACGCAGACGGGTGGCTTTCAGGAGGAGCTGTTTCCTTCCTTACCCCCGCTGGGCAGGATTGTTGGTGCTACACGTGCTCATAAAACGGAGGGGGGAACGTAAGAGCTGCAGTACAAAACCCCTTTGAGCTGCCAGTGATGCTCAAAATGTGCTGCATTGGCAGGCCTGATGCCCGAGGCGAGcaaatggggagggggaaatCCCCATTAAAAAATATCCAAACCAAATTAAATCTTCAAAGCCTCCTTCCTGGACATAAAacccttgttgttttttttttgttgttgttgtttgtttgttttattttattttattttattttattttattttattttattttattttattttattttattttattttattttattttattttattttattttattttattttattttatttgtttcttttgaaggTCATCATTAGATGACCCACGTGCTTGGGTGGGTGGCTGTGACCGGTGTCCTTGTGGACACAGTGGGGTTATTCTGGCACGGCTGCAGTGTTAATCTCCCCCAGCTGCATTTCTTAAACCCCTCAAGTAAAGACCCCTCAGATGGAAAGAGCAAGGCTGTGAGGTCTGTTTTTTGCTATAAGACTCACTGGAGATCCAAGAAACAGCAATTGTGAATGTTAGGGGGCTTTAAGCCCATAAATCTTTGGGACTTGTTGCTTACGGGTTTTTCAGATCTCCAGCTGAAAAGACAAGACTAGCTCCTACGCTCCCCGTCGCTATGGGGGAAATTTAAACCCATATTCCTCTGGGATGTCCTCAGGGAAATCATGACCCTGAAGGCCAAATACCGTGAGCTCAGGAGATACTGAAGGCACCCAGCTGCTGTTTCCCAGAGTCACCAAGACACCGGAGTCTGCTGCCAGCTTGTTAAATGGGCGTGCTTCAGGGAGCTGAAGTGTAatcaatgttaaaaaaaaaaaaaaacagctgactGAATCTGTAGCTTTACTTAGGAGCTTGTCAGAGGTAAGGTAATGGCCTAGTAAAACTTGGTGAAAGGTGGCGTTTTGGGGCCtctgtatatttttaatctctACGTGCAATAAAGCACTAAGCATCACCTCTTGCTTTTGCTGGCAGATTTCTTGCAGGAAGACCTACTTGGGGACTCCAGTAGCTCTGAATACCAATCAACTGAAAGGAAGCGGGGGGTTTGGACCAATTTCTCTGCTGGCATAACTCCATTAAAGCCAGAGGGTGAAATCACAGTCCTGTTGAGATGCATGGGATTTTTGCCAGATACACGACTGCTGAGAACTCTTTTAATAACTCAACCCTGATTTTGCTTTGGACTGAAACCTCCCCGTGAATCTTAGCCTACAAACACTCCTATCTTGCACGCAGAAGAATGTTCTGCAGCAAGCAAATGAGCTTGGAAGAGGATTCAGCTTCATCACTGGACCCCTGCTGTAGAATTCATTACAGGCAAAATTTGACTTGTTTGGGGACAGCACTGGCTGGGCGGCACACACATTCAAGACCCTCTGTGATGGAAAGGTTCCTGCTTTGGCTTCAGTCACATACTTTACCAGATACCCCATGAAGGGCACAAGCACAGTTTTGGTGCTGCCTCTTTGGCGTGACCCACTCGTGCAGTGAGGGCTCATCAATATTTTTAAGACCAGCTTATTGCAGGAGTCCTAGATACTGACAATACATCTCTCTCTTCTCCCATCCCATTGCATAATGCTGTCCTGGCTTCTGGGCTTCTTTTTTGGCCAACTTGTTGTTCCTGAGTATTTGGGAGTCTTCTGGAGGGTCTTGTGCCTGAAGATACACCTCATCAGCACCTTCTGTGCTCATGCTGTTTGCGGAAGGCTGACGACATCTCCAGTAAGGAGGTCAGAAAGCTGGTGCTTCCACTGCCGGCAGATGCAACTAGGTAGCCTTATCGTCCTAAGGTtaaaaaagaagcaggaaaaatgacgctaggaaaaaaaatataaaaaaaataaatatatataattctgGTTTCTTTAAACATCATAAAGAAGCAGTGGTTTGCTTTGCAGGTCACCTTCATGGCAAATGGGAATCATTCAATCACCGCCAGATAATATCAAAGTCATTCTCAGGGGCTGGCAATTGGAATgacaattgaaaaaaatatgagttaagattttaaatgtctctttgtGAGACAAACAGAGCAAAATCGTTCATCAGTGCAAGAACAGACACTGTAAATACTGCCTTAAAGTGGATCTGAAAGGAATGTGTATCTCCTTGGCAGATAAGAGGTGGCCAGTTCTGTCTTCCCAGCTTAGCCCCAGCCCCTTATGGATACAGAGCGAGTTTGTGCCCTTGTTTTCCTACTTCATGCACCAAGTTTAGCAGAGCTCTGGGTCTCTTTTGGCACTGGAGAAGCCAGATAGGAATTTTTTGGTTGAAACACAGAGTTGTTGGAGTTGGCAGGGACCCCTCGCATTGCCCAGGCCAGCCCTCCTCAGGCAGGGTGAGCTGGAGCGGGTTGCCAAGGAGCATCTCCAGCTGAGCTTCGTGTTCCTCTGTGGATGGGCACTCAGCAACCCCTCTGGGCAACCCCACACAGTTTTGGGCAACCCTCAGCGTAAAAATGAATACCAAAACGATGTGTTTTGATGTCATgatgtattttgattttgtattttgagGTAATGATGTGACTTGTATTTCGATGTCATGACGTGATTAGCGTTACAGTGTTACAACCAGACCTCCAAAGAGCCCAAAgcgttttatttttaagcaccGCGCCCAGGACAATCCACCTCACGCCCCCCGCCGCCATCATGGctccccccccttctcctcctccccccccctcagcAGCAAATGGCGGCGGCGCGGCCCAATGGCGCTGCTCCGCGTGCCTCGGACGGTTCCATCGCaatcccccccccttctcctgcctcccccccccccggcgcctGGCGTGGTAGCGGCCGGGCGCTATAAAAGCGGGCGCGGAGCACATGCTCGCCTCAGTGccggcggcagcgggcggcgggcgggtgGCGCTGCCGCgtctggggagcagagggggcGGTGGGCGGCGGGGGAGCGGCCCCCGGTCAGCGAGCGGCCCTCGGTGcccgtgtccccgtccccgtgtgAGGGCTGCCGGCGCCCCGACCCCCGCCCGGCCCTGCGCTGCCGCTGCCCCGCGGGATGCGGGCTcggcccgccccgccggccccgtCCCCCCCGCCGGCCGCAGCATGAGCGCGGCGAGCGACGCGTACCTCTTCATAAAAGACATAAAACCCGGACTGAAAAACCTAAATGTCGTCTTTATTGTGCTGGAGATCGGTAAGTGGCGCCCGGCACGCCGCCCCGCACACGCCCCGGGCTGCCCACGCGTggcccgggggggctggggggggcccggggccgTGTGTGGgagccgggcccccccccccccccaccttcaGGGCCGTGCCCGAGGCCCAGCcgtggtgccgggggggctgtgcagcctcccagccctgctcccagcccggcTGTGCTTCCCCCCCGCAGGGCGAGTCACCAAGACGAAGGACGGGCACGAGGTGAGGTCGTGCAAGGTGGCCGACAAGACGGGCAGCATCACCATCTCCGTCTGGGACGAGATCGgcggcctcatccagcctggggACATCATCCGCCTGACCAAAGGGTGCGTAGGGGCCTGGGGGGCCGCTGCCCGGCAGCAcggacccccccccgggccgtCACCCCCAGTCCTGGGGAGCTCTGTGGCACGCAAGCCaaggttttggggtggaaagACACAGATGACACAGCTTGCCCTGCTTGGACCGGCTCCTTGCTCTGGAGGCAGCTCCCTGAGGTCACTTGGCAAATTCAAGCAGGCTCCTCCGCCCCAGAACGTGCCTCGTGCAAACGTGTGCTCTGGTGGGTGTGTAGGAAGGGCTTGTGCTTGTAATGGGGAGCTGGTGTTTCACAGGCTTAGTTTGGCTTTAAAAAAGCTCCTTAGGAGACGGCTCCCCTGTAGGAGGGGGGAATGTGCAACAGTCACTCCTCATCTGTAAATCAAGCAGGGCAGGGAaaagcatgttctttttttaatagctaGTCCTTTACTCTAGCAGTCAGCTCCTTAATGAAAGGAGGGAATAATTAATGTCCCTGCAACACAGGAAAGTTGCTTTTGATTGCAGTGGATTTAACTGAAATGACAGGCAGAGGGGAACCCTCTCAAATTCACTGTAAAAATTCATACTAGGGCTAGGCTGTAGAGCTTCATTAAGCGCAATTGGGTTTATCACAGAGAGCCAgtttaacttaaaaaaacaaccacattaTGTTTCTTAGCTGAGAGAACATACACCAGCTTAAAACAgagtttaaaaatacttttccatgGTACTTTGTCAGTAGCAAAGTGATAGTTGATTTCATGTGAGTTCATGTCAGTTTACACTTAAAGGTGTATTGCTCTGGCCTACAGCCCTGCAGGAGATGGTGCTACAACAAGCACAGGtccttttaatttgtttctatGAAGAACTGGGTAAAAGGTGACTCGGTGTAGCTGCTAACTGAGCTCTTGTGGTGGTTCATTCGAGTGTAATTCCTGCTTTTGGAGTGAAACTGGATGACCCTTGCTACCAAGACTACAGCTGCTTCCTCCTATGCAAATATCTTTATGAAGCTTGCTGACTCCTCCGAGGGAGGAGGTTTTGGGGAAGCCTGCTTGCGTGGAGAACACGTGGAGCGCTGAAACATGCAGAACGAAAGCAGGGCTCTGGGCCAGCACAAGGCCTTGTGTGGAGCTGGCGTTGAAACAAACTGTGCTACTCCTCAGCAGCCGTGCTGCGCTCTGCTCTGCGGCTGCCTGACTGTGGCTGCTTTGTTAGTTTGGTGCTACCAAAGGGAGGGTTGTGCCATCTCCGTGTCAGAAGCAGAGCTTGGCTTGTATGAATTAAATCGAGGAGCTGACACCAGGATTTGAGGGTGGCCAAGTCATGCCTTCGTTTCTGTGAATTACAGACTTGCTTAGGACTGTGTAATGGCAAAAGCTAAGTCTGTTCTGCTTTGGCTCTTCTATTAAGAAAATGCCCTCACACAGGGTTCTCTGAGCACAGATCTAAATTTAACTCAGGATTCAAGGTGGGATGTTGCCTTTGAAAGGCAGGTAGATCTTGATGTTTTCTGGTAGGTTAATCTGACTTTCAAGTGCCTACTCCTGCAAGTAGTAAAGTGTAGTTAGGTCCTGTGTGTAATTACCCCATTCTTCTGCTAAATTTGAAGCCATTAGATGCATTCCTCCTCAAAAGCAGACGCTTGCTGACTTTTGTCATGGGCTGACTAACTCATTTACAGGAAGCTGCTGCAGTTACGAACTTGGAATTTAGAAATACTGAGTTCAGTGTGTTACAACCAGCTCCTTctgaagcaaaaacaaatgcCTACATACCTGGAATAACTTTGTGCTGGAGATTATCATGATTTGCTGGGTCTCGTCCCAGTAAACAAATGCTCTGCATCTCTTGCTCGTTCCTGCTTTCCTCGGGGCTCTGTCACCAGACTGTCCAGCTAGCTCGTTACCAAGGGCTAAGCATAGAGGGGATCATCTTTAGAGTGGAAGGTGGCATTATGAGGTGAAGAGCATTAATCTTGCTTCAGGATGGAAAACTGAGATGTGCTCGGTGATAAGGCAAAGGGCAAGAGAAGGGCTTGTTATCTGCATTTCATAGAGACCTGGAGCACGAGGAAGTGGTGACTCGTCGAGGTTATCGGTGACTCCTGACAGTGGAATGTCTGGAGCTTCCTTTGCAGGATCAACACGCCCATGTTCCTGTTAGCTCCCTCGCACTGCATCTGCGCTCCCAGTGTGCATTTTGCGACACTTCTCTTACGTGATGCTCTTCCATGGAGGGAAAACTCCATGGAAGGCTTCGTATAACTCAAATTCCAGtgcctggagaaaaagaacCACCATAAAGAGTAAGAGTGCCCTCGTGCTCTGCCTTGTGAGTGTTTCTGCAATCCAGAAATGATATTTCTGATGTCACTTGGGACGCAGTGGTCAAACTTGTaccttgaaaaaaacaaaaccaaaaagcaaacgtGGTAAGGACCTGTTCTAAAAAAGCCAACGCTTCCTATTGCACACACTCAGTAGCAGTATCCTCCAGTGAACAAAGAGAAttcctcctggctgctgctggaagcGTGGTAAGCCCCAGACCTGAGAGGTGTAGTCAGTGGTACCGTGGGTACTGCTGTTACTGCTGTTGGCGAAGTGCCTTTCTTCTGCAGGAGGAGTCGCAAGGTTTGCTCCAGCCCGGGAAAGAGCATCAGGTCTCAGAATACCTGGCTGGTTTCCTGGAATTCCCAAAGGGTTCAGCCAAGCTTCCAGTACCTTTTGCTAGAAGTAAAACATGGGAATCTGTAATCTAATGCACTAAAGCTGCTCTTGAGATCCCTGGGAGTTGTTTTTAGCCCATTAATTCTGATAGGGAGTATTCCTTAACCTTTGATGGCAtgtttctgcttgctttttattctctaagactgatttttcttctccttgctTTGGCCAGGTATGCATCTCTGTGGAAAGGATGCCTGACGCTTTACACAGGGCGAGGAGGCGAGCTGCATAAAATTGGGGAGTAAGTATCGCCTGCTGCTACTTGTGGTGTTCTGTCCTGCTCTCAGCAGAGCATCGCGGTAAGTACAGGCCGGGGTGGCTCCCATTAAACAGAAGCTGGGTCAGCAAAAAGGTGCTGATCGGCTGTGGATAGGCACCGTGCAGGCACCTGTGATGTGAGTTCCCACCCGGTGTGGCAATGAGCTCCAGTCCCCCAAGGATTTTAGTCATATCGAGGTAAATCAGCCTCTGTCACGGCACAGGCCTGGATtagctggaggtgctggtgggGAAGTGGGTGAATGACGAGGGACTTAGTCTGCGCTGCTTGCTTAGACCTCAGGTTGAATAACCACTTCGGTGGAAACCCTGTGTCTGTCTCATGCTTGAGAGACAACCAGTGTAAAGAAGACAAAGGCAGCTTCAGTGAATCATATCTAAACAGAAGCAAGCCTCATTAAACCTCCTTTAAACTGCCCACAGAGCGAGGCGGTGACTTTTCTTGACTAAGAACAAGCATGAGTAACATACTTGACAGGCAACAGGGGAAGCAGCAACCTTTTTCTAACCAGAAGAGAATTTCCACTTCCCACAGTGCTGTAAGAGGCCTCGTAGTCACGAGGGAAGCAGTGCTGTGGGGTGGCCCCTTAACATAGTTCAAAGATGCCCTGTGCTCAGCTGGATTTTAAGGGATGACCATGTTTTCTTTGGTGGTGTCGTTGCTACTTCCATGTGGTTGGTCGTTGGGCCTGTTCCTTAGGACTCCCTGGAAGCACAACAGGATGCTTTGAATTTCATCCCTCGTTTCATGCTCCTCTGTGCTATGGTAATGGAGCTGGCTGTTAACACAGGAGCGTGTGGGAGTATTTGTTTTCCCTCGAGATCTAACGCAGCTGTAACTGGGAGCAGGCTGGGTGACTCTGTGCCTCACCCGACCTTGTGAGTGGGTGCTGGACGAGATTGTGTAGATGGGAGAGGCCGAGGTGTGAGCTCTGGGTTAGTGACTCCTTGGTGGTGGGATACGTGCAGAATGTACATTCCTGGAGTTGCAGAGCTGAGAACTTTACGCACGGCTCTAGAACTTCATCATCATACTGATTTCTTCTCAGGTTCTGCATGGTGTACTCAGAAGTGCCAAACTTCAGTGAGCCCAACTCAGAACACATTGGACAGAACAAACTGGTATGTTAAACTTGTCTGAGACTTCAGCTATAAAGTGCTCTTTGTTCTGAATACTTCACACTAGGCCATGATAAGATAAGTCCCGTCTGGAAAAAGGGATTTGAAatgatacagaaataaaagcaaataattaGCATAGCAAATAAATTCTGTGTAGAGCCGCAATAAGAACACAGGAGAAAAATCCCTTTCTGTGGATATTTGCAACTTCTTTCTGACCCATGTctctttttcacatttctctgAAGGCACAAGGTGAACAGAATAATAGTTCTGCATCAAGTAATATGGGTTCTTGTACATTCGGGCCACTGGGTAAGTCTCTTTCATTTTGTGGAGGTGAAAGTGTAAGAAACAGTTAAtgggaatgaaaataaatttgtcttAAATAAGATGAATTTTGACACTGTGGGGTACGAGCCTACTCTAAAAAGGGTTTTCACTTGGGGGCATGAATCTGCAAGCAGAAACACGAACACTTCCTGAATAATGGTTTCAGGTTTTGTCcccaagaagaggaagaaaaatattcatagtGTCTGTGTCATGTAAAAAGACTTGAGTAATCCTAGGTTGCTCTGATGCTTTCAAAGAGTTCTTGCAACACTTGAAATTCTGTTTATAAAGTGGTGTTGCAGgagccatttattttttaaaccaccTGAGACCTTGGTCTTAAAAATGCCTTCTTTAATCTCGCCTGTTACCATGGCTTTTCTGCCAGGTTAGCTCCTCAAAATAGATAGAAGTGCAGGTAATCTGAATTCTAATATCTGACCTGACTGCATGGCTCTGTGATATCCTATTTAAGCTTTAATGTTTAATAAGAAGTTGCTTCAAAGGCTTGAGTGGGTGTAAGCTCAGAGGGAGCCTTACTTGTGGCCTGCCTACACAATGCCCAGCCTCAGTGCCTGGTGTTTTGCAGCTGAGTTTTGCTGGTGGATGGCAGCAAACTGATAAACTGATGCGTGACGTGCTGCTGGAAAGCTCCATGTCACTTCTGTTCAGTGACTGGTTCCTCTTCAGCAACACGATGATCGCTTCTTATTTTAATAAGGAGCCCTCTGTGTTCCTTTGAGAATAGAGCAAAGGAATTTTGAGCAAAAATTTGCTCAAAGAGTTCtgcctttccttttccaggGTGAGGCGAGTGGGCTTTTAGCCCAGCTGGTGTGCAGGCACCTCCTCAGTGTCTGGGTGGTGGGTTTTGGGCAGCTTTGTTTGTGCTGACCTCACGTTCACGAGGGCTTAGCACTAGCTGACTTGCTCCTGTGACTGGGCCTCACAAGACAGCTTTCTGTTTCTGCCTGCTCGCAGGGAAAGATGCAATAAGCTACGTGCAGCTTGATTGTCTTTTGCTCGTTTCTACTTGACTTCTGCCCTGCATATTTCTGGAACATCCTGGCGGTGTGACCTACGAGCTAGAGCATGTTCCTGAAAGCATCAGTCTGTTTTTATTAGACTCCTGTCTCTGCTGTGCAGGGAATTAGCGTGCAACTCCCTGTGGCCcttcttgtttttgttggaGGTGGGGGGAAGGGATTAGGGGAGCAGGTAGGCTGCAGCTGGGGTCTTGGGAATGCCAGAGGGACTTTTTCTAGTGCTCAGGGTTTGCTGATGGCTCCCTGTTGTTAAACATGGGTAGGGAAGCGGTGATTTCATTCAATGGAACTTGTGATGAcctcttttctgtctttttaggAAATGGTTTACAAACTGGACCTGAATCAAGTGGATTCCCATTTACGTATAATCATGGCCACTCTTATGCAGGTAGTGGGAGAGGCAATGGACGAGGACCTGTAAATCCAGCAGCAGCTAACAGTGTTCAGCCTCTTCCCCCTGCTGTCAGTAACGGGAGGGACCCACGCAGAGCCTATAAAAGATGACTATGCCAAATGTGGTTGTACAGCTTGCTTAAACTCTACACTCTACTTGAACACTTATTGCACTTTTATTTATGGTTAACTGTGAACcagtttgtccttttttttttttttttttaccttttggtCTATGGAGCAAATGATGtgatcttttgttttgcttaggGAAGCACAGTGAGTCTTCCCCGTAAATTAAAGGGGTAGAGGGAGAAGGCGGATATAAGGACATAAGGGTAATGGTTTGAAGAGCCTCAGTTAAAACTCAGTGCTATTTGCTAAATGGAAGAGAATTTCAGTTACgtgtgtgtatttttctgtttctgttggtCAGCCGTATAGCCTTAAAAGGTCTGTGATGTCCTGTGTGCACATAACGGTGACTCCCCATTAGTGTTAATGGGAGCTCCTCGTACTGGAAGAGAAATGAGGGAGAAGGGCAAAGCAGCCTTAGCGAGCTAGGTGTGCTTGGAATGAATAGAGCTTGTGAAAGCAATAAGTGCAAGGAAACGGTGGTGCCAGCACTTTGTGGTGTCTCCTAAATCAGAGAATGAATAACCCAGAGAAAAGTCAAAGACCTGGAGAGCACGTTGAAGCTTGACTTCTGATTCCACAAATCTGTGTGCTATTTTAAAGACTAATTCTTCATCGTGCCACTTCCAGAGAAGGCATAtgctatttaaagaaaaattctcCATAATCCACCATTATCAGTGTCaaggaaagcaatttttttttttttttgaccttggGTGAAAGCCTGGATGCCCATTCTTGCTTTGCATACAATGTGAAAGGAAGATCTAAATTCAGAGAGCATTGGAGAACACTGTTAGTAGCAGTAAAAGCTCACAGTTACTTTACAGGACTCTGAATCTCCAGGAAAGGATGAGTTTCACAAACTGTTCTCAAATGCTGCATTACATCTCTTTAATGAGGCTGAgtacttttccttccttcattgACTTTTCCAAACGAATTTTGTATTAGATCAAGTTGTATGTTGGGATTGCAGAGGTACTGGCCAAGAACACAGCTGCAGTTTTGGTGCTGCTAagctttccttcctctgttttATATGGAGTACAAATTATCCCTTACAGAACTTAACCCTCACCCCACTCTCCCTTGGGGGAAGctgagttttttttctgtttttttttcttttttctgagatTACAAATGCCTTGACCCTAGGAAGCTGCCCAGTGCCATATTTCAGATCAGGTTTAAGAAACAACTTTGAAGCTGAGGTGTCATACTGGATTCATCTGTTTAACTCTTCTTTATAGCTGACCtctcaaataaaaattgcactaactatttcaaaaacaaatctaACTTTCTTTCTGTCAAGCCATAAAGACTTCATGACAAAAGGCTATTTCTGAATTGCAAGTTGTCTCTGTTATTCATGTTGTTTGAAGCTACCCCCAAGTTACTGATGTTTACAAGTTACATTTGATATTTGTTTGGTGCTCTATCACTACTTGTTGACAGCTGCCTCTAAGGGGCAAGTTCCTTGCTTAATCTGAAATACCAGAATGTCTTTAAaagtgggcagcagcagtgacaaatacctgaaggaagCTTTAGGGAGACCTGTATGCTGTTTGCCTCCGATTTGGTGAGGTGCTACCCTAATACCTGTTGCCAAAATCTGTCCTGCACACAAAAGAGTGGCATGCCTCCTGAGGTCACTCACTGGTGCTAGGGAGAACAGCGCGAACTTGCAAAGCACGCAGTGAGATCTGGGGAAGTGCTGTAAGGTGATGTGTAACTCAGGGACTTTACATTGCTCACGTATTCAGAAGTCATCCATAGAGTCTAGATGTATAGGCCTTTCACGTGGTGTTGCATTCTGATGTTTGACGTGCTTGTGAGAAGGGATCCAAGAGGACTTCCAACTCTGTGACATACGGGTGACATGATCC
The sequence above is drawn from the Anas platyrhynchos isolate ZD024472 breed Pekin duck chromosome 7, IASCAAS_PekinDuck_T2T, whole genome shotgun sequence genome and encodes:
- the NABP1 gene encoding SOSS complex subunit B2, with product MLASVPAAAGGGRVALPRLGSRGGGGRRGSGPRSASGPRCPCPRPRVRAAGAPTPARPCAAAAPRDAGSARPAGPVPPAGRSMSAASDAYLFIKDIKPGLKNLNVVFIVLEIGRVTKTKDGHEVRSCKVADKTGSITISVWDEIGGLIQPGDIIRLTKGYASLWKGCLTLYTGRGGELHKIGEFCMVYSEVPNFSEPNSEHIGQNKLAQGEQNNSSASSNMGSCTFGPLGNGLQTGPESSGFPFTYNHGHSYAGSGRGNGRGPVNPAAANSVQPLPPAVSNGRDPRRAYKR